GATGATGGATTCTTGGGTGTAGCTCGAGTCCCGAGCATTATTAGTCATCAGAGGTTTGATAGCAACCGAAAAGTCAGTATCTTCGAGGTTGAGGAAAAGGAAGTTCATGAATCACTGGCTGAGAGCGTGGTTGGTATCGAATTTGTTGAGGAGTTGGTAGTTGGTAGCGATTGTCTAAGCTCAAAACAAGAAGAACAAACTATTGATGGTCTCGTGTCAGTTGATATGATACAAAATAAAGGTCTTGAGGACACTTGTGAAGTTAGTGCTGGTTCTTTGGTTTCCCATGATGATCATAAGGCTCCATTTGAATCAGAGTGGAATGGAAATTTGATGCCACTTGACCGGGAATTTAAAGAAATTGATGGGGTGGATGAGAGAAAATTTTTGGGGTTGGATAACCATGGACTGCCAACTGACCTTGCTGAAAACACAATGCTGCCTGAAAATTTTCCTTGTGATGTTACAGCTACAGAACCTAGACACCCTTGTGAAATAGGTAAACTAATGAAACTTGAAATTCCTGAATTAGCCAGGAGCGGTGGCATGGTTGAAGTGTATGTGGATAGTTTGGTCTCTGATGATGATTTTCAAGGTGAGAATCAGGAACAAGAATGCAGGCAAAAGATTGACCAAACTGAGAGTGTAATTCTTGATCCAGATGTTCAGATAAACAAAGGGGGGCTAAGTGAGGGGTGTCCCCGATATTCAGATTTTCCTGAAGCTTTCATAAACGACAAGCATGTGAACCAGGAAGCCACACATAAAGAAGAAAATAGTGAACAGTTATATGGTGAGGGAGAAAGTCCAACCTCCCCAGCTGATGTTAATGTAATGCTCGGTGACATGGAAGAACGAGTTTTTACTCCTTTCTCTGGTGAGGAGATTTTGCAAGAGATCGATGGTCAGATGGCCACAGGCTTGGTTGTGGGGGTTAATTCAGATGACAAAATTAGCGATGTGAGACAAATAATTGATTCTGCTGACCTTCCTGGATGCTTTATGGACGACATAGGTGTTGTGTCAGATGGTGACATGAATCAATTTACATCTGTCGAAGCCAGAAACTGCTATGCTCCTCCCAGAATGAACAGTGAAATAGAGGAAACTTTAAGTGAAGCTCAGAAGCGCAAGCTGGAGGTAATTCAGCAAATAAGAGTAAAATACTTGCAGCTTCTCCGCAGATTGGGCATGCTTCCTGAAAATTCCATAGCTGCAAAAGTTTTATACCAGCTTGCAGTTGCTGAGTCGAGATCCTCTTCTCAGGAATTCCATTTTGATTCGGACAAAAAGGCAGCTAAGGAACTCGAGGTACAATCTAAAAATGATATGTATTTTTCTGTGAGCATCCTGGTTATTGGGAAAACTGGAGTTGGCAAGAGTGCTACAATAAATTCCATTTTCGGAGAAAGGAAGGCTGTAATTGACGCATTTGAGCCGGCCACAACTGATGTGAAGGAAATTGTAGGTATGATGGATAAAGTCAAAGTTAAGATTTTTGATACCCCTGGTCTTAGACCTTCTCTGGTAGATCAATCTCACAACCGAAAAGTTCTGttgtcaataaaaaaaataatgcagAAATCTCCACCGGATGTTGTCCTATATATTGATCGCCTAGACATGCAAACCATTAACTTTGATGATTTACCTTTACTGAAGTTAGTTACGACTTATCTTGGGTCATCAATATGGCAGAAAGCTGTAATTTCTTTTACGCATTCAAGTTCAATACCTCCGGATGGATCCAATGGAGATCCACTAAGTTATGAGGTATTTGTTTCTCAACGATCATATGCTGTGCAACAGATGATTGGTCATGCTCGTGGGGAGTTTCTGGCAGTGAATCCTGGTTTGATGGTTCCAGTGGCTCTGGTTGAAAACAACACTTTTGCTGAAGAAAACGAGTATGGAGAAAAACCGATGTATGTAAGAGAAAGTTGGAGATCACGTCTTCTGCTTTTGTTTTATTCAATGAAAATTTTATCAGAAGTGAATTCCATTGTCGGGATTCAGAATCCTTTGGATAGTGGGAATCTATttggtttcaaaatttgttCCCCGTATGAACTAGAAGACGACACTTCTGCAGACAACCAAACGAGAAGCTTAAAAACTGTAGCAGTTCCATTAACAGACGTGGCTCTCCCACCTTCCTTCGATGGAAATAGGCCCTCTTTTAGGTACTGTTGTTTTGAACCCTCATCCCAGTTTCTCGGTGAGCAGGCTTTCGACTCCCATGGATGGGATCATAATCTTGGTTATGATGGTGAATTTCCAGCAGTAGTTTTGGTTCGACTTACTAAGGATACAGAAGAGTTTAAGATCCAGTTACGTTCATCTGTCTCGGCGAAGCACAAACACAAAAGATCAACCATGGCAAGACTCGATGTTCAGACCATTGGAGTACCCATCACTTTTCTCGAGGATCAAATCACAGTTGGAGAACGACCATCTCACACTGGAAATGCAGCTTCTTGTCAAACTCAAACCAATGCAGCATTCAAGCCAAGCACTGAAA
This genomic window from Primulina huaijiensis isolate GDHJ02 chromosome 7, ASM1229523v2, whole genome shotgun sequence contains:
- the LOC140981056 gene encoding uncharacterized protein is translated as MGSRFNGVSISSTRVGVVPKAAVFYDSASSGIRAPLTVDESDFEYSASSKSRRNSTTSSYYSGSEPESEGFARGEDEGILEDTHYVEEYGFSRPFLENPNSERVQLGSRSYEDALFRPYVKRPWREIVEESGSINGNVFGRALVRNPNDRNIKGFRKVGEYDGSSSFPSDSDEEIFEDGEYVLGYGDFRPVVAAANEDVSENESSSVVDIEISLMPKTIIPIAQVSRDSDDDSQASEVMDDDGFLGVARVPSIISHQRFDSNRKVSIFEVEEKEVHESLAESVVGIEFVEELVVGSDCLSSKQEEQTIDGLVSVDMIQNKGLEDTCEVSAGSLVSHDDHKAPFESEWNGNLMPLDREFKEIDGVDERKFLGLDNHGLPTDLAENTMLPENFPCDVTATEPRHPCEIGKLMKLEIPELARSGGMVEVYVDSLVSDDDFQGENQEQECRQKIDQTESVILDPDVQINKGGLSEGCPRYSDFPEAFINDKHVNQEATHKEENSEQLYGEGESPTSPADVNVMLGDMEERVFTPFSGEEILQEIDGQMATGLVVGVNSDDKISDVRQIIDSADLPGCFMDDIGVVSDGDMNQFTSVEARNCYAPPRMNSEIEETLSEAQKRKLEVIQQIRVKYLQLLRRLGMLPENSIAAKVLYQLAVAESRSSSQEFHFDSDKKAAKELEVQSKNDMYFSVSILVIGKTGVGKSATINSIFGERKAVIDAFEPATTDVKEIVGMMDKVKVKIFDTPGLRPSLVDQSHNRKVLLSIKKIMQKSPPDVVLYIDRLDMQTINFDDLPLLKLVTTYLGSSIWQKAVISFTHSSSIPPDGSNGDPLSYEVFVSQRSYAVQQMIGHARGEFLAVNPGLMVPVALVENNTFAEENEYGEKPMYVRESWRSRLLLLFYSMKILSEVNSIVGIQNPLDSGNLFGFKICSPYELEDDTSADNQTRSLKTVAVPLTDVALPPSFDGNRPSFRYCCFEPSSQFLGEQAFDSHGWDHNLGYDGEFPAVVLVRLTKDTEEFKIQLRSSVSAKHKHKRSTMARLDVQTIGVPITFLEDQITVGERPSHTGNAASCQTQTNAAFKPSTERCSKGKDYYTVFKNHSSLGLSLRKWGGDVIWSCNLQSQFSSGKNSRLHVRIRAGWNKKPSWQVRIRTSSSDQLQIATIALLPIAKAMLRSFFRRTNKNSS